GCGGCAAACCGTGGTTGATGGTGGCCAGGGTCACCCGGTGACCGATGAGCGTCCCGTCGCCTATGCTGATCCCGCCCTGATCCTGGAAGCAGCAGCAGGCATTGATGAAGACACGGCGGCCGATGCGTATATTTTTGCCGAAGTCGGTATAAAACGGCGGGAACAGACGAAACGTCTCATCCATGGGGCGACCCGTGATCCGCCCCATGATCTCCCGGATCTCATCAGGCGTATGGAAGGTACTGTTCAGCTCCGCGGTCAGGCGCATGGCCTCGTACGAATAAGCGTGCATGCAGTCAAAGGCTTCCGTACCCGTGACCAGCGGCTGTCCCGCATCCAGGTGTTCCAGCAAAGTGTCCAGAGACATCATGGCTCATTCTTCTCCTTCATGACGAAGATCAGGCTGACCGCTGCCGCAAGGCCTGACGGCGACCGCCTGCTGTTTCCCGAAGAGATAGCAAAAGGCATTTATCCGGTAAAATACCTATATCAAATGGCTATCCATGCTTTTTAAGCATGGAATGAGCTGTTTTTCTCCTGGATGCCCTGCCCGCTTTTGCGGCACTCCACAGAGGCCACGGACCCGGCAGAGACAGGCTGCCCATCATGGTCAGGAAACATATACGGCAAGGATCGCCGCCACAGCAGCGTGATGCGCAGGATGAAGGCGGAACAGGCTCTCGTGCGCAGGTCATGGTGCTGCCCCCGACGGACCGGCATGTCCGGCGTACCTGCCCTCTGCCTGCGTCCGGCGTCCTCCATGCCGCCCGGGAGCAGACAGGGCTGCGCCATGACGCATGACCCGGGCCGACGCGCCGCGATCATGTGTGCGCTTCGCCGCAGCGGGCTTCTTTGCCTGTTGCGGTATGCCCTGCGCCTTTCTGCGCCCCCCTGCCCCTTTTCCGCATGACATTCACATGCCAAAGCTGTAGGGTGCCCTCCGAAACGATCAACGGAGGATGACCATGCCGGGTTCCAACGCTACCGGGTTGCTGCTGGCCCTGCTCACAGCCTTATTCTGGGGGGCCCTGCCGCTGGCCCTCAAACATCTGCTCTCCTCGGTGGACGCCATCTCCATCGTCTGCCTGCGCTTCTGGGTGGCTGCGGCCTGGACCTGGGGCCTTTCCTGCCGCTATCCCGGCAACAGCACGCCGCTGGGCCGCCGGGAAAAACTCCTTCTTGTCCTGGCCGCTGCGGGGCTGAGCTGCAACTTCGTGTTCTTCAACTCGTCGGTGGCCTATCTCAGCGCCTCTGCCTGCCAGATCCTGGCCCAGGCGGGCCCTGTCCTCCTGCTGCTGGGCAGCGTGTTCGTCCTGCGCGAGCCCTTCCTCCCCATCCAGGGGAGCAGCGTCATCATCCTGCTCGTGGGCCTCCTCCTGTTTTTCAATACCCGGCTGCTGGAACTGGCCAGCGGCGACATGCTCATCGGCATGGCACTGGGGATCATGGCCGCTGTCGTCTGGGCCGGTTACGGCATTGCCCAGAAAATCCTGCTGCGCACGATCTCGCCCGGGCGTATCATGCGCTTCATCTATCTTGCCGGTGCCCTGGCCCTGACGCCGCTCTCCTCCCCTTCGGCCTTTCTCGAACTGGACCCGCTGCAGATGGGCTGTCTGCTTTTTGCCTGCATCAATACCATCATCGCCTATGGGGCTTTCTCCACGGCCATGAACAACTGGCATGCCGCCAAGGTCAGCGCTGTGGTCACCACGACCCCGCTGTTCACCCTGGGCCTGGAAGCCCTGGGCTCGCTGGTCCTGCCCCAGGTCTTTCCCCTGGAGCACCTGGGCCTGCTCAGTCTTCTGGGGGCTGTTGTCGTCGTACTGGGCGCCATGGGCATCGCCCTTGGCCCCATGCTGCACCTGCCGCACAAGCGATCCTGAGCCGAGCGGTGTGTCCCTGCGCAGACCGCCGGCCTCTTGCGGAGACATGATCCTTGCCGTTGCAGGAAAGGGATAGCCTGCGTTTGCTCCCGGATCGCTCCTGCAGGACATTGCCCCGGACAGCTTCAACTTGACAGCCCGCATCGGACTGCCGTACAAGAAACGACGCGCGCTCGTAGCTCAGTCGGATAGAGCGATTGCCTCCTAAGCAGTAGGCCGCAGGTTCGATTCCTGCCGGGCGCACCACAACAAAATCAAGAGGATACGTGCGCCACGCCCGTATCCTCTTTTTTGTTTCCTGCCCTTTTTGCCACTTTGGTGCCCATATGGTGCCCAGGTACGCCCACCAATAAGTTTGCGGCGCTATTGGCAGCAATTTGCGCGCGTATTGACAGCGATCTTGCTGTAAGCTGTCACGCAATTTGAGAATCTCCGTCACGCGATTTGAGAACGGCGCTCGGCACTTTTTCATAGTTAGCACAGTTGTTGTGTAAAGATTTTCGAACACAAAGGGGCGTAGGTACCGTGTCGAAAATGACACACCCACGCCCCTTATGTTCTTTTTTTGACTACTGCCCCAGCCTGTTTTTGCCCACGGCGGGTTCGAACGTGGCCGCACGGGGGCCTGCGGACTGGCGCAGCGCTCCCCTGGACCAGGCGGGCCTTGCCAGCGGATCTTCGGTATCTGGTGGACACAGCCGTCTTCCCCTGTTGCCTTTTTGTCTGCTGGCCGATGGATACGAATGTGCTCCGGCAGCATGACATGGCCCTGAAACAGCCCCGCCCGGAATGGGAAAAAACACAGAAGACGAAAAAAGCGGCCAGCCTGTTACAGCTGACCGCTTGCGTTTTTTGTGGTGCGCCCGAAGAGATTCGAACTCCTGGCCTACAGGTTCGTAGCCTGTTGCTCTATCCAGCTGAGCTACGAGCGCGTTGTGAAAAGCTATGTATAGCAATCGCCCTGTCCTGTCAAATACTTTCGCGCAAAAAATCATTTTTTGTGCGAAAGCCGCTGCCTGCCTTCCGGCTTCCGGTATGGCAGAAGGCGCAAGGCAGTCCCTTTCCCCGCACTCGCTGCCACCGGGCAGGGAGCAGCACCGCAGGCCAGGACAGCGAATATGCCCGGCAAAAAACGGAGCGGCGATCGATGGAAGTAACGTCCCCGCAGCGCCGCCGCGGGGATCGCCCCGGCAGCCAGAGCCACAGACTGTGTGGGCAGGACGACAGGAATGTCTTTTTGATGCGAGGCCGCGCCGCCCCCCTGCATCACAGGCACAGGCCCCACACAGCAAAGAAGACATTCCAGATTTGGGGAACAAAAAACGGGCCCCAGCTTCACTGGAACCCGTCTGTTTTTTTATGGTCGGGATGGCGCGATTTGAACGCGCGGCCTCAGCGTCCCGAACGCTGCGCTCTAGCCAAACTGAGCCACATCCCGTTGCAAGAGGGGACATTACGCCGAAGCCGCCTTCCATGCAAGCTTTTTTTGCAAAAAAATTTTTCCGGCCATCTCCGCCCTTTTAGAGCCCGTGGCATCTCCGGCAAAACTTTTGGGAATATCGGGCAATTAGGATTTGACTTTATAAAAAAAGGAGCTACAACGCTCATGCCGGTACGCCTGCCCGGTAAAAATCTTTTTGAGGTTGCTTTATGTCGAACACAGGATCCACGGACAATTTCGGCTACAGCCAGGAATTGAAGCGCGAACTCAGCTTCAAGGACGTATTCGTTTACGGCATGCTGTTCATGGTGGTCATCGCCCCCATGTCCATCTATGGCTACATTTCCAAAGACAGTCATATGATGGCGCCCTTCGTCTACTTTGTGGGCATCTGCGCCATGTTCTTCACGGCTCTGAGCTATATGAAGATGAGTAACCGCTTTCCCATCGCCGGTTCGGTCTACGCCTATGTGCAGCGCGGCCTGAACCACCATGTGGGTTTCATTGCCGGCTGGCTCATACTGCTGGACTATGTGTTCGTTCCCGCCCTGCTCTACCTGCTGACCGCCAACTGGTGTGTGGAACTTTTTCCGGCCACGCCCCGCTGGCTGTGGGTCATCGTGTTCGTGGGCATCAATACCCTCATCAATGTCCGCGGCATTACCTATACCGCGCGTGCCGACTGGATCATGTTCTATGTGGAGGCCGTGGTCCTGGCCCTGTTCATCGGCTTCGGCCTCAACTATGTCCTTGGTGAAGGCGGCGGCACCGGCCAGCTAGTCATGGATCCCCTGTACCGCCCCGGCGAGATGAACCTGCAGTTCATCGGCCTGGCCTGCACCATCGCCTGCCTCTCCTTCCTGGGCTTTGACGGCATCTCCACCCTGGCCGAAGAGACCCACCGCCCCGAAGTGACCATCGGTCGCGCCACCATGGCCGCCCTGCTCTGCATCGGCTTCCTGTTCATGCTCCAGACCTATGTGGCCACCATCATCCAGCCCGACATGAGCAGGATGAACCCCGACACGGCCTTCTTCGACGCTGCCGAGCTCGCCGCCGGTGACTGGTTCCGCAAGGTCCTGCTGGTGGTCAACATCCTGGCCGTGGGCATCGCCAATACCATGAACGCCCAGGCCGCCACCTCCCGCGTGCTGTACGGCATGTCCCGCGACAACGTGCTGCCCGGCGTCTCCGGCCTGTTCCGCAAGGTGCACCCCCGCTTCCAGACCCCCTACATCGCCACCATCGCCGTGGGCATCTTCTCCATCCTGGTGGCCGAGCTCTCCACCGTGGAAGACCTGGCCCGCCTGGTGAACTTCGGCGCCCTGACCTCCTTCATCCTGCTGAATCTCGCCGTGTACAATTTCTTCTGGCGCCGCGAGAAGATGCGTGGCGGCAAGGCCCTGCTCAACTATGTGATCTGCCCCTTCTGCGGCGTGCTCATCCTCGGCTATGTGTGGCTCTCCTTCGACAGCATGACCCAGATCGTGGGCTTCAGCTGGCTGGCCGTCGGCCTGGTCATCGGCTACGTCAAGAGCAAGGGCTACAAGGTCGTCCCCGAAGCCTTCCGCAAGAGCGATATGGTGTAACCTTCAGTGCAGGAGTTGAATCATGCAGTACTTTGACAAGGTCGTATATACCTTCAGCGCCGACAACGAACCCACCGGCAGCATCGACTCCGGCGAGATCGTCATCTTCCGCACCCAGGACTGCTTCAGCAACCAGATGCATTCCGAAAGCCAGCTGGTGACCAGCTGCGACTACAGCAAGATGAACCCCGCCACCGGCCCGCTGTTCGTGCGCGACGCGCGGCCCGGCGACGTCATCAGGGTGGAACTGCTGGACGTGCAGTGCGACACCATCGGCACCACCACTACCCTGCCCAAGATCGGCCCCCTCTGGGACATGTGCGAGACCCGCACCAAGCGCATCCCCATCGAGAACGGCAAGGCCGCCTTCAATGACGTGGCCTTCCCCATCAATCCCATGATCGGCGTCATCGGCGTGGCCCCCGAAAAGGGCAAGAGCGTGCCCTGCGGCTACCCCGGCCGCCACGGCGGCAACCTGGACTGCAAGCTGATGGTCAAGGGCAACACCGCCTACTTCCCCGTGCGCGTGGAAGGCGGTCTGGTGCAGATGGGCGACATGCACGCCGTCATGGGCGACAGCGAACTGTGCGGCACCGGTCTGGAGATCAATGGCACCGTCATCGCCCGCGTGAGCGTCATCAAGGACTGCCCGCTGGAATGGCCCGTGCTGGAGACCGCCGACACCTGGTACACCCTGGCCAGCGCCGCCGGTTATGAAGAAGCCCTGCGCCACGCCAGCGTACAGATGCAGGGCCTGGTGGCTGCCGCCACCGGCTGGGATGCCACCGACGCCTACCTGTACATGTCCCTGCGCGGCGATCTGGAGATCTGCCAGGCCTGCAAGCCCTGCGAAGTGGACCTCATCGTGCGTCTCGGTGTGCCCAAGGCCGACATGAAGCGCCCCCTGGTGGGCTAGGGCCCGACCGTCCGGCGCCACCATACAGGAAAAGGCTGTCCGTTATTGCGGGCAGCCTTTTTTCATGTCCTTTTGCCTGAGGAACAGGCAAGACGCTATTTCTTCCTGTCGTGCCGGGAAAGCCGCTCCAGCAGACGGTCATAATAGGTGTCGTCATCAAGATTCAGGGGGCGCTGGTGCTTCATGCGGGCCTGCAGGATCATGAACCGCAGTTTCTGCATCTGGCGCACGCGCTCCTGCTCGTCCCCGCAATGTTCCAGCATATCGGCCAGATTGCTGATCTCCTTGCGTTCGGCCAGCTCCGGCGGCACGCAGCCGGCGTTGCGCAAGACCTTGTAGGCCATGCGCAGTTCCGGGGGGACATGGCTGTCGTCTTCCAGTTCCAGCGGCCTGCCCCGGCCGGGGAGGTCATCGAAATCCCCCCTAGCCATGGATTCTTCGATACGGCGCTCGGCAATGGACTGGATGACCGACCAGGGACTGATCTCAGACATGTTTTTCCTCCGTATCGGGAGCATCGGCCCAGAGTTTTTTCCACTCCATGATCAGCTTGAGGGCCGCCAGCGGCGAAAGTTCCTCGGGATCGAGATCCCGCAGCAGCAGGACCAGCGGATGCGGCCCGGAGGACGGTGCGGCCGGGATGTCGATGGGCAGTGCCGGGGGCTCATCGCGGGCGACCCGCTGTTCCATGCCGGGAAGGGCCAGCGTCTCCGTCTGGGGCGACATGCGCCGCCCCTCGCCCCGGCTTTGCTCCAGTTCCGCCAGGATGGCCCGTGCCCGCTGCACCACCGGCGCAGGCACGCCTGCCAGACGGGCCACCTCCACACCGTAGCTGCGGTCCGCAGGGCCTGGCACCAGCTTGTGCAGGAAGAGGATGTCGCCCCCGTATTCCCGGATGGCGATATTCATGGTGAACACCCCGGGCACGCGCTTTTCCAGCGCCGTCAGCTCATGGTAATGGGTGGCGAACAGGGTACGCACCTCGCCGTGCGCCCGGGCCGCCAGATCCTCCACCACGGCCCAGGCCAGGGCCACACCGTCATAGGTGCTGGTGCCGCGCCCGATCTCGTCCAGGATGACCAGGCTGCGTTTGGTGGCCTGCCGCAGGATGCGGGCCGTCTCCATCATTTCGACCATGAAGGTGCTCTGCCCCTGGGCCAGATTGTCCGAAGCGCCCACGCGCGAGAACAGCCTGTCCACCAGCCCCAGGCGCGCCCGCGTGGCCGGGACCATGGAGCCGGTCTGCGCCAGCAGGCAGATGATGGCCACCTGCCGCAGCACCGTAGACTTGCCCGCCATGTTGGGACCGGTGAGCAGGCACAGGCGGCGCCGGGCATCCAGCGTGATATTGTTGGGCACGAAGTTGGCCGCGCCGATCATGGCTTCCACCACAGGATGCCGCCCTTCCTCGATGAGGATCTCGGCACTGCTGTCCAGCTCGGGACGGCACCAGCCGTTACGGCGCCCCACCTCGGCAAGGCTCTGCCAGTAGTCTAGATGGGCGATGACGTCCGCCATGTGCAGGATGCGCTCCCGCTGCCGGGCCATGAAGGTGCGCAGATCCTGATAGAGCTGATACTCCAGCGTCTTGCGCTTTTCGGAAGCGGAAAGGAGCGCCTCTTCCAGCTCCTTGAGGGCGGGCGTGGTGAAGCGTTCGGCATTGGCCAGGGTCTGGCGGCGGATGAAATGTTCCGGCACCGGCCCGCTGTGCGCGGCCCTGCTCAATTCGTAATAATAACCGAAGACCCGGTTGAAGCCCAGTTTGAGCTTGGCGATGCCGGTCTCCTGCTGCTCGCGGGCCAGTTCTTCCTGCAGCTTCTGCTCGCCGTGTTCCACCAGATCCAGCAGGCGGTCCAGCTCGGCGTTGTAGCCGGCCCTGAACAGGCCGCCGTCCGTGATGACCACCGGCGGGCTGTCCACCAGCGCGCTGCGCAGCAGATGCGCGCAGTCCGCCAGATCGTCCCAGCCCTTGAGCAGGTCATAGATGACGCGGGGCGCGTTTTCCCCGTTCTCCTGCCCGGGCAGCGGATATGTCCCGTCCAGAGGCTGCGTCAGGGCCGCCAGCACGGCGGGCAGGGCCGCCAGGCTGTTGCCGAGGGCGATGAAGTCCCGCGGGGTGGCCCGGTTGACCGTCACGCGCGTGGACAGGCGCTCCAGGTCATAAACGTCCTTCAGGGCTTCCCGCAACAGGGCCCGGCGGTTGTCATCATCGTGCAGCAGGGCCACGGCGTCCTGCACGGCCAGGATGGGGGCCGCCTCGCGCCACGGGTGCCGCAGCATGTCTTCCAGCAGGCGGCCGCCCATGGGAGTCATGGTATCGTCCAGCACATGGCGCAGGGTCCCCTTGCCCTTGCGGCCATTGAGGCGCTGGAAGATTTCCAGATTGCGTTCCGTCACGTCGTCCACCAGCATGTGACGGCCCAGATCCAGCGGCTGGAAGGGCATCAGATGCTCGGGGCGGCGCTTCTGGGTCTGCTCCAGATAGACCAGCAGCGCGCCGCAGGCCCGCACGAGGCAGGGCTTGTTCTGCAGGCCCAGGGCTGCCAGTTCCTGCACGGACTGGGCTTCCAGCAGACGGCGTTCGGCCCTGCGGGCGTCGAAACCGGCTGCCGGGCGTCGCAGCAGGCGCACCCCCTCCAGCAGGCATTTGGGCGGCAATTCCTTGTCGTCCGGCACCAGCAGCTCGCGCGGGGACAGTTTCTGGATCCATTGCCAGAGCTCGGGCAGGCGTTTCACCTCCATGCCGGACCACTGGCCCGTGGAGATGTCCGCCCAGACGAAGGCCCCGGTGTGTCCCTCCCAGAAAGCGGCTCCCAGATAATTGTGGCTGCGGGCATCCAGGTTGGCATCTTCCAGCACGGTGCCGGGCGTCACCACGCAGGTCACGGCCCGTTGCACGAGCCCTTTGGCGGCCTTGGGGTCTTCGGTCTGGTCGCAGATGGCCACATGGAAGCCCTTGTCGATGAGCTGGGCGATGTAGGCCTGCGCGGCATGCCAGGGCACACCGCACATGGGCACGGGATTCTCCGTGTCCCGGCTGCGGCTGGTAAGGGCGATCTGCAGTTCCCGGGCCGCGGTGACGGCATCGTCGAAGAAGAGCTCGTAAAAGTCGCCCATCCGGTAGAACAGCAGCGCATCAGGGTAGTCGGCCTTGATGCGCAGATACTGCTCGAACATGGGAGTCAGCTTGGGAGTTTTTTCTGCCATATGCGTAATTGCGCAGCGGCGCCATCCAAGGACGACGCCGCTGCAGAAAAATGCGCCTGATGCGCGGGGAAAAGGGACTAGGCCTTGTCAGGATCGGGAGCGGTCACTTCTTCCGGCTGGGCCTCGGCCTTTTCCTTGACAGGGGCGGCTTCGATGGCCTGGGCCTTTTCCCGGGAAACCTTGCGGAGGAAATCGCCGCGCGCGGTCTCACCGTCCAGGCTCTTCTTCAGCTTGGCCACTTCACGTTCCAGAGCGGCCACGCGCCACTTGCTCTTCATGTAACGGGCCGTCAGGTGCATCTTGTCCCACAGCAGCAGGGCCACGGCCAGCAGGGCCCCCACGAAGAAGGCCACGATGACGATGAAGTAGAACGGCAGCGGGATGGACGTCATCTCAGGCACGAAGAAGAGATTGAGCTTGAGCGTCATGGCTGTCGACAGGGCCGTCTGGTTCTGGAAGAAGAAGACCAGACTGAAGAAAATCAGCAGAACAAGTAACAGGACCTTTAGATAGCGCATAGTCTCCTCCTCTGCGCGGTGGTGTTCAAAACCTGTCGAAATACGGCTTCAGATGGGCATAGCTGCTGCGCAGGTGTTCCGGGATCGTGCGCACTTCGTCCATCACGGCCATGAAGGAAGAATCCCCGTTCCAGCGCGGCACGAGATGGAAGTGCAGATGTTCCCGGATACCGGCTCCGGCAGCCTGCCCCTGGTTGAGGCCGATATTGATGCCTTCGCAGTGAAAATGTTCCTGCAGCACCAGCGTGCAGCGCTGCATCAGGTCCATGATCTCGTGCGTCTCATCCTTTTCAAGCTGGGCCAGCGCCATCACATGCCGATAGGGACAGACCATGATGTGCCCGTTGCTGTACGGGAACTTGTTCATGATGACAAAAGCATGCCTGCCCCGGTACAGGACAAGCCGTTCCTCATCCTCTTCCCTGCTCTCGGGAAGACAAAAGACACAGCTGTCCGGCTTGGGGCCAAGGATGTACTCGATGCGCCAGGGCGTCCACAATTGTTTCATTTTCTTTTCCTCAATACACGGCTTGCGCTCCAAGGGCAAGTCCTGCCCGGGATGCCGTTCTTTTATTTGGGAAATACGCCTTCCTGCCGGGCCATGTCCAGCGCCAGGCGGCGCTGGCTGTCCGCATCCGGCGTCTCTCCGTCCAGCTTGCCGGCCAGCACGGCCCGCAGGATGCGTCCGAACAGCGGCCCAGGTGCGATGCCCATGTCGCGCAGATCCCGGCCGTCGATATCCGGCTTTTCACGGCGCCACTGGGTGATGTAACGGGAAAGGTTCTTTTGCAGCCCGCTGTCCTCCACACCGGCCATGATGTAGAGCAGGAATTCCAGCGAGAACTTTTCCAGCAGCAGAGAGAGCCCGCTGATCCGCCCCGTCCCGGCCTCAAAGGCCTTTTGCCAGCGGACCAGCTTGGGCTGCACATGCCGCATGGACTCCCGCTGCTGCAGTATCTCCTGCTTGCGTCCTTCAGGCAGGCCCAAGGCGGTGAAATTGGCGGAGACTTCGGCATAGTTCAGCCGGTGCCCCAGCGCCAGGAAGTAGATCAGCCAGTTTTCGACGCGTTCATCGAAATACAGCAGGCGGTACCAGTTGAGCATGGAGCGCACCTGCTGCAGGATCTGGCGCTTGCTCGGTGTCAGGGCCAGTGAGGGCCCCAGGGCCCGCAGCAGGCCCAGACCGTCCAGACGTTCGAAACAGGCCGCCGGATCGTCTTCGTCACATATGTGGGCATATTCGTTGAAGATACGCTTTCCGGACAGTTTGTCCAGCATATGCAGGCTGAGCAGGTTCTTGATGAGTTTTTCCGCGCTGGGCCCGATATGGAAGCCATACCGCTGTTCAAAGCGTACCGCACGCAGACTGCGCGTGGGGTCTTCCACGAAACTCAGGGTGTGCAGCACGCGCAGCACGCCTTCCTTGATGTCCCGCTGCCCGCCGAAAAAGTCCACCAGCTGCCCGTAGGGCGTGCAGTCCAGACGGATGGCCAGGGCATTGATGGTGAAGTCGCGCCGGAACAGGTCCATCTTGATGGATGAAAGTTCCACCGTGGGCAGGGCTGCCGGGGACTCGTAATACTCCAGGCGCGCGGTGGCCACGTCGATACGCTGCTCCACACCGTCTTCGTCATGGTAGATGACCATGGAGGTCAAAAACTTGCGGTGCTCGCGCACACGGCCGCCCAGTTCGGCGGCCAGGGCCCTGGCAAAGGTCACGCCCTCGCCCTCCACCACGAAATCCACGTCATGGTTGGGCCGGTCCAGCAAAAGGTCGCGCACGAAACCGCCCACCACATAGACAGGCATGTTCAGCCGCTGTCCCAGACGGCCCGCCAGCTCCAGCAGATGGCGCACCCGCGCGGGCAGGCGGTCGCGCAGCAGCTTGGCCACATTGCGCTCGCGCGAGCTGTTCTCCTGATAGTCCAGGACCTGACCGGGTTCGGAGGTCATGACGTTGATGAGGTCCGTGCGGGTCACCACCCCCACCACCAGTTCCTTGTCCACGATGGGCACCAGACGCTGGCGGCCGCCCACGATGATGGACGAGATGTCCCGCAGGGGCGCATCCGGGGCCAGCGTCTTGATATTGCGGCGCATGTAGTCGTCCACGGGCCGTTCGCCCAGCTTGTGGCTGGTGGCGCGGGAAGCCGTCTGGGCATCCAGGATGCCGATGCAGTGCCGTGTCCCGGGCCGGAAGACGGGCACGGCCTTGAGGCCGAAATGCATCATCAGGGTATCGGCCTCGCGCATGCTGCGGTCCGACTCGATCCCCACCGCCGGGGACGACATATAATCGCTGGCGGTCTTTTCCGGCCCTGCCTGCATGTGCAGGTTGCGCACGATAGCGTCATGGACCTCGTTGAGGGTCAGGTTGCGGATGGATGCCGATGCGGCATAGGCATGGCCGCCCCCGCCCAGCTCCGCACAGATGCGGCCCACGTTGATGGCGTCGCTGCGGCTGCGGGCCACCACCTGCACCCGGTCCTCCATGCGTCCCACGGCAAAGAGGACGGTGAACTTCTCCATCTCCATCAGCCGGTGGGCCAGATAGGCGAAATCCCCCAGATAATGTTCCATGGAGGCCTCGGCGATGACCACCGGCTCGTTGTTGATATGGTAGACGCGCGCCGATTCCAGCAGGCTGTTGAGGGCCCGCACATGCAGGCTGGTCAGCTCATGGGCCGCCATCTCGTTGATGGCATTGACATCCATGCCCTGGGTCAGCAGCCAGGCCGAGCTTTCAAAATCCAGCGGCGTGGTGGAACTGTAGGTGAACGAGCCCGTATCCCCGTAGATGCCGAGCCCCAGCAGGGTGGCGTCCGCGGCTTCCAGCACGGCCCCCCGCTGCCGCAGCTCCCGCACCAGCAGGGCCGTGACCGAGCCCACGGTCTCCACATGGCTCGTCCGGGCCGGGACGTCCTCGGACGACGCCGGATGATGGTCCCAGACCTCGACGGACACCCCTTCCCTGTCCAGCAGGGCCGATACATGCCGGACACGCTCGCGCTGGCGTGTATCCACCAGCACGAGGTGGGTGATCTCGTCCCAGGGGATGTCGGCAGTTTCGGTCAGGCTGTAGCGTTTGGCATCCAGCGAGGCCACGACCTTCTGCAGGCCGCGTTCCTGCGTCCCCGGGAACAGCAGCAGGCTGCCGGGATACAGGAAATGGGCCGCCAGCATGGCCGCGAAGGAATCGAAATCGGCATTGGCATGGCAGGTGACCAGGACCCGGGGAGAAGATGCGGACATTACGACTGACTCCGTGGATGGAACTGCCTGTGCAGGGCATGGAGACGTTCGGCCTGCACATGGGTATAGATCTCGGTGGCGCTGATGTCGGCATGGCCCAGCAAAAGCTGCACGGCCCGCAGGTCAGCCCCCCCCTCCAGCAGATGGGTGGCAAAGGAATGGCGGAAGGTGTGCGGCGATATGGAACGCCGTATGCCCGCCAGCAGGGCGTATTTCTTGACCATCTTCCAGACGTACTGGCGGCTCAGGCCCTTGCCGGAACGGTTGAGGAAAAGATGGCGGCTCTGGGGCGAAAACTCGTCACGCCAGAAGGACAGCCACTGCTGCAACAGGTCGAGCACCAGGGCATGGAGCGGCACCAGCCTGTCCTTGGCGCCCTTGCCCGACACCAGCACCAGCCCCCGCTGCATGTCCACATCCGCCACCAGCAGGTTGCAGACCTCCGAGACGCGCAGGCCCGCCGCATAGAGCATCTCCAGCAGGCAGCGGTCACGGCGGCCGCACTTTTCGCGCATGTCCGGCAGTTGCAGCAAACGGTCCATCTCGGCCTTGCTCAGGACTTCCGGCAGGTACTGGGGCAGACGCGGGCTTTCCAGCAGGCTGGCG
This is a stretch of genomic DNA from Desulfovibrio piger. It encodes these proteins:
- a CDS encoding LapA family protein, with translation MRYLKVLLLVLLIFFSLVFFFQNQTALSTAMTLKLNLFFVPEMTSIPLPFYFIVIVAFFVGALLAVALLLWDKMHLTARYMKSKWRVAALEREVAKLKKSLDGETARGDFLRKVSREKAQAIEAAPVKEKAEAQPEEVTAPDPDKA
- a CDS encoding HIT family protein, which codes for MKQLWTPWRIEYILGPKPDSCVFCLPESREEDEERLVLYRGRHAFVIMNKFPYSNGHIMVCPYRHVMALAQLEKDETHEIMDLMQRCTLVLQEHFHCEGINIGLNQGQAAGAGIREHLHFHLVPRWNGDSSFMAVMDEVRTIPEHLRSSYAHLKPYFDRF
- a CDS encoding CBS domain-containing protein, with the protein product MSASSPRVLVTCHANADFDSFAAMLAAHFLYPGSLLLFPGTQERGLQKVVASLDAKRYSLTETADIPWDEITHLVLVDTRQRERVRHVSALLDREGVSVEVWDHHPASSEDVPARTSHVETVGSVTALLVRELRQRGAVLEAADATLLGLGIYGDTGSFTYSSTTPLDFESSAWLLTQGMDVNAINEMAAHELTSLHVRALNSLLESARVYHINNEPVVIAEASMEHYLGDFAYLAHRLMEMEKFTVLFAVGRMEDRVQVVARSRSDAINVGRICAELGGGGHAYAASASIRNLTLNEVHDAIVRNLHMQAGPEKTASDYMSSPAVGIESDRSMREADTLMMHFGLKAVPVFRPGTRHCIGILDAQTASRATSHKLGERPVDDYMRRNIKTLAPDAPLRDISSIIVGGRQRLVPIVDKELVVGVVTRTDLINVMTSEPGQVLDYQENSSRERNVAKLLRDRLPARVRHLLELAGRLGQRLNMPVYVVGGFVRDLLLDRPNHDVDFVVEGEGVTFARALAAELGGRVREHRKFLTSMVIYHDEDGVEQRIDVATARLEYYESPAALPTVELSSIKMDLFRRDFTINALAIRLDCTPYGQLVDFFGGQRDIKEGVLRVLHTLSFVEDPTRSLRAVRFEQRYGFHIGPSAEKLIKNLLSLHMLDKLSGKRIFNEYAHICDEDDPAACFERLDGLGLLRALGPSLALTPSKRQILQQVRSMLNWYRLLYFDERVENWLIYFLALGHRLNYAEVSANFTALGLPEGRKQEILQQRESMRHVQPKLVRWQKAFEAGTGRISGLSLLLEKFSLEFLLYIMAGVEDSGLQKNLSRYITQWRREKPDIDGRDLRDMGIAPGPLFGRILRAVLAGKLDGETPDADSQRRLALDMARQEGVFPK
- the xerD gene encoding site-specific tyrosine recombinase XerD codes for the protein MTEKSVLPEATDRSLRILKKQIPAWGEYLLAQRGLSMRTVVSYRQDLENFFLFLEELDAGDKTSLDEHDLFLYLAWLRARKNAGRTLARRLSALRGFFEYTVEEGLLESNPASLLESPRLPQYLPEVLSKAEMDRLLQLPDMREKCGRRDRCLLEMLYAAGLRVSEVCNLLVADVDMQRGLVLVSGKGAKDRLVPLHALVLDLLQQWLSFWRDEFSPQSRHLFLNRSGKGLSRQYVWKMVKKYALLAGIRRSISPHTFRHSFATHLLEGGADLRAVQLLLGHADISATEIYTHVQAERLHALHRQFHPRSQS